From a region of the uncultured Draconibacterium sp. genome:
- a CDS encoding alpha/beta hydrolase-fold protein: protein MKSIITFNLSTLVCLLLFPVLLQAQQANVNLDYNPQKDTEGLIPFSAPLNSPEVHDDHMVTFRLKAPEAKVVTITDGTILTALGRGREPLPLEKGEDGIWSVTVGPFEPDMYAYHFNVDGMQICDPSNTMAAFTAMPPYSQLIVHGDGPAYYDAKNVPHGNVTRHIYHSDVTNGEREMYVYTPPGYDPSKEYPVLYLVGGSGELPSNWIYDGRANLILDNLLAEGKAKPMIIAIPNNQVIHRNHPQHAELTFDIFEKELRNHVIPLVDASYSTIQNPKGRAISGLSMGGRHSMFIGFRSLDLFANFGILSAGDVTAETTLSQFLNDPKVNDKVDYLFIGQGTEEAKGFFSQRVDGLCKALDNHNIEYDYYVGGSGGHVWSTWRHLLYYRFLPNLWK, encoded by the coding sequence ATGAAATCCATTATTACTTTTAATCTATCAACTTTGGTGTGCCTTTTACTTTTTCCGGTTTTATTACAAGCGCAGCAGGCCAATGTTAATCTCGATTATAATCCACAAAAAGACACCGAAGGATTAATTCCCTTTAGTGCGCCTTTAAATTCACCTGAAGTGCACGACGATCATATGGTGACTTTTCGATTAAAAGCACCTGAAGCCAAAGTGGTTACAATTACGGATGGAACCATTCTTACGGCTCTTGGCAGAGGGCGTGAGCCACTTCCGCTTGAAAAAGGTGAAGATGGAATTTGGTCGGTAACGGTGGGGCCTTTCGAACCCGATATGTATGCTTATCATTTTAACGTTGATGGCATGCAAATTTGCGACCCGAGCAACACAATGGCTGCTTTTACGGCCATGCCACCTTATAGCCAGTTGATAGTGCACGGCGACGGCCCGGCGTATTACGATGCCAAAAACGTACCTCACGGAAATGTAACACGCCACATATATCATTCGGATGTTACCAATGGCGAACGCGAAATGTATGTGTACACACCACCGGGTTACGATCCTTCTAAAGAATACCCGGTGCTTTATCTTGTGGGCGGTAGCGGCGAATTACCATCGAACTGGATTTACGACGGCCGCGCGAACCTCATTCTGGATAATTTACTGGCCGAGGGGAAAGCGAAACCGATGATTATTGCTATTCCAAACAACCAGGTGATTCACCGTAATCATCCACAGCACGCCGAACTCACTTTCGATATTTTTGAAAAAGAACTGCGTAACCATGTTATTCCATTGGTTGATGCAAGTTACAGCACCATTCAAAATCCAAAAGGACGCGCTATTTCCGGTTTGTCGATGGGTGGACGACACAGTATGTTTATTGGCTTCCGTTCGCTCGATTTATTTGCGAATTTTGGAATTTTAAGTGCCGGAGATGTAACTGCAGAAACTACGCTTTCACAATTTCTGAATGATCCGAAGGTAAACGACAAAGTAGATTACCTTTTTATCGGACAGGGTACTGAAGAAGCCAAAGGATTTTTTAGCCAACGAGTTGATGGATTGTGTAAGGCACTTGACAATCACAACATCGAATACGATTATTATGTGGGCGGTAGTGGCGGTCATGTTTGGTCAACCTGGCGGCACTTACTGTATTACCGCTTTCTGCCAAATCTTTGGAAATAA
- a CDS encoding alpha-glucuronidase, with amino-acid sequence MSKLLTALLTLVLISTGIRAENGHKLWLRAKSTIPVEVKCSKKSPTIDIAINELKNGWQGKAGQLIELKIVKDKLLEEDGFRISDESIQAKTDAGLLYGSFEVLRRQQTGESIAEEIVNPSYNLRLLNHWDNLDGSVERGYAGRSIFWRGIDSLEVSSGDVKLWEEYARANASVGINATVLNNVNASPTILTKPVLERAKAVADVLRPYGIKTYLAVNFASPEVIGGLETADPLDPEVKAWWKEKVKEIYDLIPDFGGFLVKANSEGQPGPQNFGRTHADGANMMAEALEPYNGIVMWRAFVYDPSDEDRAKQAYNEFMPLDGKFHDNVIIQVKNGPIDFQPREPFSPLFGAMKSTTVMPELQVTMEYLGQSVHLVFLATMWEEFLKSETWQEGAGSTVARCTDGSIFNQKYSAIAGVANIGLDANWCGHDFSQANWYAFGRQAWDNSITSAQIADEWLKLTFGPQNLDNETSSYELEWNLSFLQPVKQMMLNSHEATVNYMMPLGLHHIFSAHAHYGPGPWWAPRGMRADWTPPYYHQADSLGIGFDRTTSGSDAISQYQEPLAGQLADLNTCPEAFLLWFHHVSWDHKMKNGRTLWNELCYRYDEGVNQVREFQQIWDKAERFVDTERFASIQHKLTEQSMNAQEWKDACTLYFQQFSKQPVPYELERPLYNLDELLERDRQRVRQSQ; translated from the coding sequence ATGAGCAAGTTACTGACAGCACTTTTAACTTTAGTTTTAATAAGTACCGGAATCAGGGCTGAAAATGGACACAAGCTGTGGCTGCGAGCCAAAAGCACTATCCCTGTTGAAGTGAAGTGTTCAAAAAAATCGCCCACCATCGATATTGCAATTAACGAATTGAAAAATGGTTGGCAGGGAAAAGCCGGTCAGCTTATCGAGTTGAAGATCGTAAAAGATAAACTGTTGGAAGAGGATGGTTTTCGTATAAGCGATGAAAGTATACAAGCCAAAACTGATGCAGGTTTATTATATGGTTCTTTCGAAGTTTTACGCAGGCAACAAACCGGAGAATCAATTGCTGAAGAAATTGTAAATCCTTCGTACAATTTACGTTTGCTAAACCACTGGGATAACCTGGATGGAAGCGTTGAACGGGGATACGCCGGACGATCCATTTTTTGGCGTGGGATTGATTCGCTGGAAGTATCATCAGGAGATGTTAAGCTATGGGAGGAATATGCCCGGGCCAATGCTTCGGTAGGAATTAATGCCACAGTACTGAACAATGTAAATGCTTCACCAACCATATTAACCAAGCCTGTTTTGGAGCGGGCAAAAGCTGTTGCCGATGTACTGCGCCCCTACGGAATAAAAACGTACCTGGCTGTTAACTTTGCTTCGCCTGAAGTAATTGGCGGCCTCGAAACTGCCGATCCTCTTGATCCGGAGGTGAAAGCATGGTGGAAGGAGAAAGTAAAAGAAATATATGATTTGATTCCCGATTTTGGAGGTTTCCTGGTAAAAGCAAACAGCGAAGGACAACCCGGACCGCAAAACTTTGGGCGTACTCACGCCGATGGAGCCAATATGATGGCCGAAGCACTTGAACCATACAATGGTATTGTAATGTGGCGTGCGTTTGTTTATGATCCATCGGATGAAGACCGTGCTAAACAAGCGTACAATGAATTTATGCCACTGGATGGAAAATTTCATGACAATGTGATTATTCAGGTTAAAAACGGTCCTATCGATTTTCAGCCACGCGAACCATTTAGCCCATTATTTGGCGCAATGAAAAGTACTACGGTAATGCCCGAGTTGCAGGTTACAATGGAATATTTAGGCCAATCTGTACATTTGGTTTTTCTGGCTACCATGTGGGAAGAATTTCTAAAAAGCGAAACCTGGCAGGAGGGGGCTGGCAGTACAGTTGCACGTTGCACCGATGGCAGTATTTTTAATCAGAAATATAGTGCTATTGCGGGTGTGGCAAACATCGGGCTCGATGCCAACTGGTGTGGTCACGATTTTTCTCAGGCCAATTGGTATGCTTTTGGTCGTCAAGCCTGGGATAATTCAATTACCAGTGCTCAAATAGCCGATGAATGGTTGAAACTTACTTTCGGACCACAAAATTTAGATAACGAAACAAGCTCTTATGAGCTGGAGTGGAATCTGTCGTTTTTACAGCCCGTAAAACAAATGATGCTCAACAGTCACGAAGCTACTGTTAATTACATGATGCCTTTAGGGCTTCACCACATATTCTCGGCACATGCACATTACGGCCCCGGGCCATGGTGGGCTCCGCGTGGTATGCGTGCAGACTGGACTCCACCTTATTATCATCAGGCCGATTCGCTTGGAATTGGATTCGATCGTACGACTTCGGGCAGCGATGCAATTAGTCAATACCAGGAGCCGCTTGCCGGTCAGTTAGCCGACCTGAATACCTGTCCCGAGGCGTTTCTACTTTGGTTTCACCATGTTTCGTGGGATCATAAAATGAAAAATGGCAGAACACTTTGGAATGAGCTATGCTACCGCTATGACGAAGGTGTGAATCAAGTGCGGGAATTTCAACAGATTTGGGATAAGGCAGAGCGTTTTGTCGATACAGAACGATTTGCATCTATTCAGCATAAACTTACAGAACAGAGTATGAACGCACAGGAATGGAAAGATGCCTGTACGCTATATTTTCAGCAATTCAGTAAACAACCAGTTCCTTATGAACTGGAAAGGCCATTATATAACCTGGATGAGTTACTTGAACGTGACAGACAGCGTGTTCGACAAAGTCAGTAG
- a CDS encoding family 43 glycosylhydrolase — MNIKKTFTLAIIFAVSAFTVLAQNPVIRDQFSADPTARVFNGKVYVFPSHDIPAPPNKNLRENWFCMPDYHVFSSEDLGEWTDHGVIVSQNKVPWVDSTSYSMWAPDCIERNGKYYFYFPANKNAAGPNGRKGFGIGVAVADKPEGPYVPEENAIEGIFGIDPNVLIDKDGQAYLYYSMGNIYVAKLKDNMTELASKPVAIDNLPTKGMKEGPFVFERNGKYYLTFPHVENDTERLEYAMGDSPEGPFTMTGVVMDESETGCWTNHHSMVEYNGQWYLFYHHNDYSPDFDKNRSVCVDSLFFNADGTIQKVIPTKRGVGVTQASGKIQLDRYSAKSENGTTIAFNDTTNTFAGWKTILDNKGAWISYNTVNFEKKNTGKVVVNAGALNGGKVELRIDALDGPVLAEINVPESKEMTVSKTKISKVKPGIHNIFVVAANDNPVEIDWISFE; from the coding sequence ATGAATATCAAAAAAACCTTTACTCTTGCCATAATCTTTGCCGTATCGGCGTTTACGGTTTTGGCTCAGAATCCAGTAATCAGAGATCAGTTTTCGGCCGATCCAACGGCTCGTGTATTTAACGGTAAGGTATATGTCTTTCCTTCACACGATATCCCGGCACCACCCAATAAAAACCTGCGCGAGAATTGGTTTTGTATGCCCGATTATCATGTGTTTTCATCCGAAGATCTTGGCGAATGGACCGACCATGGTGTAATTGTTAGTCAGAATAAAGTGCCATGGGTTGATTCTACATCATACAGCATGTGGGCACCCGATTGTATCGAACGTAACGGAAAATATTATTTCTATTTCCCGGCCAATAAAAATGCAGCTGGTCCTAACGGTCGCAAGGGCTTTGGAATTGGAGTTGCCGTTGCCGATAAACCTGAAGGACCTTATGTCCCTGAGGAAAATGCTATTGAAGGTATTTTTGGTATCGATCCAAATGTTCTGATCGACAAAGACGGGCAAGCCTATTTGTATTATTCGATGGGAAACATTTATGTGGCAAAACTAAAGGATAACATGACAGAGCTGGCTTCGAAGCCTGTTGCCATAGACAATTTACCCACAAAAGGGATGAAAGAAGGACCATTTGTTTTTGAACGAAATGGAAAATACTACCTTACATTTCCACATGTAGAAAATGATACCGAACGATTGGAGTATGCCATGGGAGATAGCCCTGAAGGGCCGTTTACTATGACCGGAGTGGTTATGGACGAATCGGAAACAGGATGCTGGACCAACCATCATTCGATGGTAGAGTACAACGGACAATGGTATTTGTTTTACCATCATAACGATTATTCGCCTGATTTTGATAAGAACCGATCGGTTTGTGTCGACAGCCTGTTTTTTAACGCTGATGGCACCATTCAAAAAGTTATTCCAACAAAACGAGGTGTTGGTGTAACCCAAGCATCCGGTAAAATTCAGCTCGACCGTTACAGCGCAAAAAGTGAAAATGGAACGACAATAGCTTTTAACGACACCACAAATACTTTTGCAGGTTGGAAAACCATACTTGATAACAAGGGGGCATGGATTTCATACAACACGGTAAATTTTGAAAAGAAAAATACTGGGAAAGTAGTGGTGAATGCCGGTGCATTAAACGGTGGAAAAGTAGAACTGAGAATTGATGCATTGGATGGTCCCGTTTTGGCAGAAATAAATGTGCCGGAAAGTAAAGAGATGACAGTATCAAAAACAAAAATTAGCAAAGTTAAACCCGGTATTCACAATATTTTTGTGGTAGCCGCAAATGATAATCCGGTAGAAATCGACTGGATTAGTTTTGAATAA
- a CDS encoding tannase/feruloyl esterase family alpha/beta hydrolase, which yields MTKLFSSFLPLLLLVCTIALGQTKAPVNINISKSDLEKAGTSIPIEMIGEPVGSVKLYEPRWVEETDDTPAHGVIEGSIFSVDPNGWPINFRVILPSIWSQRAMQTGGGGMNGTITVREGRNSMLNKGFSLYGSDSGHQAGAMWPGAPAPEHLATGPEEGDVWALNDEAIMNMGYMQMKKTHDAAMVIMERVYGKQPVYNYYVGSSHGGREGLTVAQRYPKDYNGIISNVPIVNFSSLMLAPELMKIQEKPLENWVTPAKVNAIRAEFFRQCDALDGLADGIINNYYAARAIFNVKDGVGPKDPWAALRAPGNVDPDPEDNSVNAKLTDGQIKTMEFVYSPYEFATPLANGVKSFGMWIPTISPDGFGMITGNRYKGQEGADENAKKHFSLGTLGVTGFLMQDLEANTLDYVEGGKWNKRREELSAWLDSTDPDLTEFYNNGGKIIITIGGMDNIASSGAQIDYYQSLLDKFGRKTIDKFARMYVAPHGGHGLSGKSNSVNGLGEPVDVKNLPGPNGDDNMKLLMEWVEENKAPSKTLVIDPQGKIKTEKEGEGYLLCSYPNYQKYVDGPVDQVSSYESEAPKK from the coding sequence ATGACAAAATTATTCAGCTCTTTTTTACCACTATTGCTTTTAGTATGTACCATTGCATTGGGCCAAACCAAAGCTCCTGTTAACATTAACATTAGCAAATCCGATTTGGAAAAAGCAGGAACATCAATTCCCATTGAAATGATTGGAGAGCCGGTTGGCTCAGTTAAGCTATATGAACCCCGATGGGTTGAAGAAACAGATGATACACCTGCACATGGAGTAATTGAAGGATCAATATTTTCAGTCGATCCCAATGGCTGGCCCATTAATTTCAGAGTTATTTTACCATCAATCTGGTCACAACGTGCCATGCAAACAGGCGGAGGCGGTATGAATGGTACAATCACAGTTCGTGAGGGTCGCAATTCAATGCTTAATAAAGGATTTAGCTTATACGGTAGTGATTCTGGTCATCAGGCTGGCGCTATGTGGCCGGGTGCTCCGGCTCCTGAGCACCTGGCTACCGGCCCCGAAGAAGGCGATGTCTGGGCTTTAAACGACGAAGCCATCATGAACATGGGCTACATGCAAATGAAAAAAACTCACGATGCTGCCATGGTTATTATGGAGCGGGTTTATGGTAAACAGCCTGTTTACAATTACTACGTTGGTTCATCGCATGGTGGACGCGAAGGTTTAACAGTAGCACAGCGCTATCCAAAAGATTATAACGGAATCATTTCAAATGTGCCTATTGTAAATTTTTCATCATTAATGTTGGCGCCAGAATTAATGAAGATTCAGGAAAAACCGCTTGAGAATTGGGTAACTCCAGCAAAAGTGAATGCCATACGAGCTGAATTTTTCAGACAATGCGATGCGCTTGATGGATTAGCAGACGGAATCATCAACAACTACTATGCAGCCAGGGCTATTTTCAATGTAAAAGATGGCGTTGGGCCTAAAGATCCATGGGCTGCCCTACGTGCTCCCGGTAATGTTGATCCTGATCCGGAAGACAATTCAGTGAATGCGAAATTGACCGATGGCCAGATAAAAACCATGGAATTCGTTTACAGTCCTTATGAATTTGCAACACCTTTAGCAAATGGTGTAAAATCGTTTGGGATGTGGATACCAACCATTTCGCCCGATGGCTTTGGAATGATTACGGGAAACCGCTACAAAGGACAAGAGGGTGCCGATGAAAATGCAAAAAAACATTTTTCATTGGGAACACTTGGCGTAACCGGTTTTCTGATGCAGGATTTAGAAGCCAATACCCTTGACTATGTTGAAGGGGGCAAATGGAACAAACGCAGAGAAGAGCTATCAGCATGGCTTGATTCTACTGATCCTGATTTGACAGAGTTTTATAACAACGGAGGTAAAATAATTATAACAATTGGAGGAATGGATAATATTGCATCGTCTGGTGCACAAATTGATTATTACCAATCGTTGCTTGACAAATTTGGACGCAAAACCATTGATAAATTTGCCCGCATGTATGTTGCACCTCATGGTGGCCACGGTTTATCAGGCAAAAGCAACAGTGTGAATGGTTTGGGTGAACCTGTTGATGTTAAAAACCTTCCAGGCCCCAATGGCGATGATAATATGAAGTTACTGATGGAGTGGGTTGAAGAAAATAAGGCACCATCCAAAACTCTTGTTATTGATCCGCAAGGTAAAATTAAAACTGAAAAGGAAGGAGAAGGGTATTTGCTGTGCTCGTATCCGAATTATCAAAAATATGTTGATGGACCTGTCGATCAGGTTTCATCGTATGAAAGCGAAGCACCAAAGAAATAG
- a CDS encoding carboxylesterase family protein: protein MKKTFYLIAIAIIVIMNACSQLPPEQVKVEQGIVEGTIEDGLRVFKGVPFAAPPVGDLRWKAPQPAEKWEGVKETKEFGPSPMQGGNPPAGKSEDCLYLNIWTPAMTADEKLPVLVWIYGGGFSGGATSYYDGAILANEGVILVSVAYRVNQFGFLAHPELSAESPNHVSGNYGILDQIASLQWIQDNIAAFGGDPSKVTIFGESAGGISVSMLCASPLAKGLFSGAISQSGGSFGPTRPSTMPGENMKTLEKAEADGVEYMQKAGVSSLAELRALDADEVPSGFGMAGGWPVVDGYVIPDDQYKLYEEGKYNDVPVLIGYNSDEGASFSREKEPEQYYAGVRARYGKFADKLIEAYPAGENTVPKTARDLSRDAAFGWQTWSWARLQSETGQSDVYLYYFDQHPDYPEDSPRYGHGSPHGQDVAFVFGLKPEDQHENESDLALSEVMVDYWTNFAKYGNPNGEGVPEWPVFSNENPDVMYLKGATPFVGEVPSAASLEVLNEYFEWRRSPEGKEWVNSLE, encoded by the coding sequence ATGAAAAAAACATTCTATTTAATTGCAATCGCAATCATCGTTATTATGAATGCTTGTTCTCAGCTTCCGCCCGAGCAGGTAAAAGTTGAACAGGGAATTGTAGAAGGAACCATTGAGGATGGGCTTCGGGTTTTTAAAGGAGTGCCGTTTGCTGCACCTCCGGTAGGCGATTTACGCTGGAAAGCACCACAACCTGCTGAAAAGTGGGAAGGAGTAAAAGAAACCAAAGAATTTGGACCTTCTCCAATGCAGGGAGGTAATCCTCCGGCTGGAAAAAGCGAAGACTGTCTGTACCTGAATATCTGGACTCCGGCAATGACGGCCGACGAAAAATTACCTGTTTTGGTATGGATTTACGGCGGTGGTTTTAGTGGCGGAGCAACTTCGTATTATGATGGAGCGATACTGGCTAACGAGGGAGTAATTTTGGTAAGTGTTGCTTACCGTGTAAATCAGTTTGGCTTTTTGGCGCACCCCGAACTGAGTGCTGAAAGCCCAAATCATGTTTCAGGAAACTACGGTATTCTAGACCAGATTGCCAGTTTACAATGGATACAGGATAATATTGCTGCTTTTGGTGGCGATCCTTCTAAGGTGACCATCTTTGGCGAATCGGCCGGAGGTATTTCAGTAAGTATGTTGTGTGCATCACCTTTGGCAAAAGGTCTGTTTAGTGGCGCTATTTCGCAAAGTGGAGGTTCGTTTGGGCCAACCCGTCCTTCAACTATGCCGGGCGAAAATATGAAAACATTGGAAAAGGCAGAAGCTGATGGAGTGGAGTACATGCAAAAAGCAGGTGTTTCCAGTCTGGCTGAACTTCGTGCTTTGGATGCCGACGAAGTGCCAAGTGGTTTTGGCATGGCCGGAGGATGGCCAGTTGTTGATGGTTATGTAATTCCCGACGATCAGTATAAACTTTACGAAGAAGGAAAATACAACGATGTGCCTGTGCTTATTGGCTACAATTCGGATGAAGGAGCAAGTTTCTCGCGCGAAAAAGAACCAGAACAATATTATGCCGGTGTAAGAGCACGGTACGGAAAATTTGCCGACAAGCTGATTGAAGCTTATCCTGCGGGAGAAAACACGGTTCCTAAAACCGCACGCGACCTCTCACGCGATGCCGCTTTTGGCTGGCAAACCTGGAGTTGGGCACGTTTGCAATCGGAAACCGGACAATCTGATGTGTATTTGTACTATTTCGATCAGCACCCCGATTATCCTGAAGATTCACCACGTTACGGACATGGTTCGCCACACGGACAGGATGTAGCTTTTGTTTTTGGATTGAAGCCCGAAGATCAACATGAGAATGAGTCAGATTTGGCACTTTCAGAAGTAATGGTTGACTACTGGACCAACTTTGCAAAATATGGTAACCCAAATGGTGAAGGAGTTCCTGAATGGCCGGTATTCAGTAACGAAAATCCCGATGTGATGTACTTAAAAGGGGCAACCCCTTTTGTGGGAGAGGTTCCAAGTGCAGCGTCGTTAGAGGTGCTTAACGAGTATTTCGAATGGCGACGTTCGCCCGAAGGCAAAGAATGGGTAAATAGCCTTGAATAA
- a CDS encoding glycoside hydrolase family 97 catalytic domain-containing protein → MVKNYILAIFLILIIGPISAQQNQITSPDGKLVVSVKINNGVPVYSVVLNSKIFIDESPLGMETNIGDFTQELTLSESVETNQIKDSYELRNIKQSKVDYTANEAVFSFLKNDKTVFDVVFQVSNNNIAFRYKVHPQKETRSCVVKSESTGFVFPEGTTTFLCPQMKPMTGFARTAPSYETDYTLDDEMGKNGWGFGYTFPCLFKVNAAGWVLISETGVDSRYCASRLVGNEDKSYSIAYPLKEENNGNGTNTAGIPLPGFTPWRTITVGETLAPIVETTIPFDVVVPLYEASQEYKYGSGSWSWIIKMDGATTFDVQKEYIDFSAAMGFETVLVDALWDTQIGREKIEELAKYAASKDVALYLWYNSNGYWNDAPQGPRGIMDNTIIRRKEMAWMQSIGIRGIKVDFFGGDKQVTMKVYEDILYDANDYGLLVVFHGCTLPRGWERMFPNFASAEAVRASENLHFGQHSCDIEALNGCLHPFIRNTVGSMDFGGSALNEFYNANNTPGRGTKRMTSDVYALATAVLFQSAVQHFALAPNNLTDAPEWAINFLKEVPTTWDEVRFIDGYPGKYVVLARRHGDTWYVAGINAQKESLELTIKLPMIAAGSNYRIYTDDAGLIGKLETERLAKSQEIKISIPGNGGLLIVNQK, encoded by the coding sequence ATGGTGAAGAATTATATTCTGGCAATATTTTTAATTCTTATTATTGGCCCAATATCAGCTCAACAAAATCAAATAACAAGTCCTGACGGGAAACTTGTTGTTTCAGTGAAAATTAATAATGGAGTACCTGTTTACAGCGTTGTGTTAAACAGTAAAATCTTTATCGATGAATCTCCACTTGGAATGGAAACCAATATTGGTGATTTTACACAAGAACTTACCCTTTCCGAATCTGTTGAAACAAATCAAATAAAAGATTCTTACGAACTCCGGAACATAAAACAAAGCAAGGTCGATTACACGGCTAACGAAGCTGTTTTTTCATTTCTGAAAAATGATAAAACAGTTTTTGATGTTGTCTTTCAGGTAAGCAACAATAATATTGCTTTTCGCTATAAAGTGCATCCGCAAAAAGAAACCCGGAGTTGCGTGGTAAAAAGCGAATCAACGGGCTTTGTATTCCCCGAAGGAACTACAACCTTTTTGTGTCCGCAAATGAAACCTATGACAGGTTTTGCCCGTACCGCTCCCAGCTACGAAACCGATTATACGCTTGACGATGAAATGGGAAAAAACGGCTGGGGATTTGGATACACTTTCCCCTGTTTGTTTAAAGTGAACGCTGCCGGTTGGGTACTGATTTCGGAAACAGGAGTTGACAGCCGTTATTGTGCCAGCCGCTTGGTTGGAAATGAAGACAAAAGCTACTCGATCGCATATCCTTTAAAGGAAGAAAATAACGGAAACGGCACAAACACGGCCGGTATTCCTTTGCCGGGATTTACTCCCTGGCGAACCATTACAGTTGGCGAAACACTGGCCCCAATAGTAGAAACCACCATTCCTTTCGATGTTGTGGTGCCACTTTACGAGGCCTCGCAAGAATATAAATACGGAAGTGGAAGTTGGAGTTGGATCATAAAAATGGATGGTGCAACAACGTTTGATGTTCAAAAAGAATACATTGATTTTAGCGCTGCAATGGGATTTGAAACCGTGTTGGTAGATGCCTTGTGGGATACACAAATCGGACGTGAAAAAATTGAGGAGTTGGCAAAATATGCTGCCTCAAAAGATGTCGCTTTGTATTTATGGTACAATTCGAATGGTTACTGGAACGATGCTCCGCAAGGACCGCGTGGAATCATGGATAATACCATTATCCGCCGCAAAGAAATGGCCTGGATGCAAAGTATTGGAATTCGTGGTATCAAAGTTGATTTTTTTGGTGGCGACAAACAGGTAACAATGAAAGTCTACGAAGACATTTTATACGACGCCAACGATTATGGGCTGTTGGTTGTTTTTCACGGTTGTACCTTACCACGTGGCTGGGAACGGATGTTCCCGAACTTTGCCTCTGCCGAAGCAGTTCGTGCCAGCGAGAATCTACATTTCGGACAGCACAGTTGCGACATCGAAGCTTTAAACGGTTGTTTGCATCCTTTCATCCGCAATACCGTTGGTAGCATGGATTTTGGCGGAAGCGCCCTAAACGAGTTTTACAATGCCAACAATACGCCGGGAAGAGGAACAAAACGAATGACTTCGGATGTTTATGCTTTGGCTACAGCTGTATTATTTCAAAGTGCAGTGCAACATTTTGCACTGGCGCCTAATAACCTTACTGATGCCCCTGAATGGGCCATTAATTTTTTGAAAGAAGTACCAACCACCTGGGACGAAGTACGTTTTATAGATGGTTACCCCGGAAAATATGTGGTGTTGGCGCGCAGACACGGCGATACCTGGTATGTGGCAGGTATTAATGCACAGAAAGAATCCCTGGAATTAACTATAAAGCTGCCAATGATAGCTGCCGGAAGTAATTATCGGATATATACCGACGATGCCGGATTAATAGGAAAACTTGAAACAGAACGATTAGCTAAAAGTCAGGAAATAAAGATTTCGATTCCTGGCAACGGCGGATTACTGATCGTGAACCAGAAATAG
- a CDS encoding TAXI family TRAP transporter solute-binding subunit translates to MKNLIQRSLVKLLPVALFFLLVTSFGSLWAQEDIDVGETGWAVKRPVMASACANGCPWGELGDYARDAMEPLGYSVILCRNCNRTYGPRLVSENDYPPPLDEVNLEDGVNVRVDAPVDFGVTSSAMLSSAYHGKLAGKGPFKNLRLVAKIEDPFYFLIAVKKDSGIKSFDQIKKQQMPVRIMGTDGNMKAVLDFYGISPDDIKAWGGKYGVSLGEAKDGDFDIISGFLASPAMNPESSYWTSISQKYDLHFLELPDELLQTIVDKNVDAELVDAQQCLLNGLDRRIKTVGRSGEAFFIRDDAPEQAAYDLAKAIDENSGHLKWFIRIYTYDPNTVWQNFGVPLHPGAERYYREVGYLK, encoded by the coding sequence ATGAAAAATTTAATACAAAGGTCATTGGTAAAATTATTGCCGGTGGCCTTATTTTTTCTATTGGTAACATCGTTTGGCAGCCTTTGGGCGCAGGAAGACATTGATGTTGGCGAAACCGGTTGGGCGGTTAAACGACCGGTAATGGCCTCGGCCTGCGCCAACGGCTGTCCCTGGGGAGAGCTGGGCGATTACGCAAGAGATGCCATGGAACCGCTTGGGTATTCTGTAATTCTTTGCCGCAATTGTAACCGCACTTACGGGCCGCGTTTGGTATCAGAAAACGATTATCCACCTCCGCTTGACGAGGTTAATTTGGAAGACGGAGTAAATGTACGCGTTGATGCACCTGTTGATTTTGGTGTTACATCAAGTGCCATGCTAAGTTCTGCCTATCACGGAAAGCTGGCGGGGAAAGGACCGTTTAAAAACCTGCGGCTGGTTGCCAAAATCGAGGATCCGTTCTACTTTCTGATTGCTGTAAAAAAGGATTCAGGAATTAAAAGTTTCGACCAAATAAAAAAACAGCAAATGCCTGTGCGCATAATGGGAACCGATGGAAACATGAAGGCGGTTTTAGACTTTTATGGTATAAGTCCAGACGACATTAAAGCATGGGGTGGGAAATATGGCGTTTCGCTTGGCGAGGCGAAAGATGGTGATTTTGATATTATCTCTGGCTTCCTTGCCAGTCCGGCAATGAATCCAGAATCATCATACTGGACAAGCATCAGTCAAAAATATGATTTGCATTTTCTGGAATTGCCCGACGAATTGCTTCAAACAATCGTTGACAAGAATGTTGATGCAGAGCTGGTGGATGCGCAACAGTGTTTGTTAAACGGACTCGATAGAAGGATAAAAACAGTTGGTCGTTCCGGCGAAGCTTTTTTTATTCGCGATGACGCCCCGGAGCAGGCTGCTTACGATTTGGCCAAAGCAATTGATGAAAATAGCGGTCATCTGAAATGGTTTATCCGCATTTATACCTACGACCCAAATACCGTTTGGCAAAACTTTGGCGTTCCTTTGCATCCGGGCGCAGAAAGGTATTACAGAGAAGTTGGCTACCTAAAATAA